The sequence tctgaagatttttgttcaatgacaaatgcagctcttctagatcatgaagatcattccattcagctggcagctgctgtatgttacagctaatcaattttaactttttcaacttggtaagacctgtacatgggaatgtctgaagattttcgttccatgacaaatccagctcttctagatcatgaagatcattccattcagctggcagctgctgtatgttacagctaatcaattttaactttttcaacttggtaagacctgtacatgagaatggctgaagattttcgttccgtgacaaatccagctcttctagatcatgaagatcattccattcagctggcagctgctgtatgttacaacTAATCAAagttaactttttcaacttggtaagacctgtacatgagaatggctgaagattttcgttccctgacaaatccagctcttctagatcatgaagatcattccactgagctggcagctgctgtatgttacagctaatcaaatataactttttcaacttggtaagacctgtacatgagaatggctgaagattttcgttccctgacaaatccagctcttctagatcatgaagatcattccattcagctggcagctgctgtatgttacaacTAATCAAagttaactttttcaacttggtaagacctgtacatgagaatgtctgaagatttttgttcaatgacaaatgcagctcttctagatcatgaagatcattccattcagctggcagctgctgtatgttacagctaatcaattttaactttttcaacttggtaagacctgtacatgggaatgtctgaagattttcgttccatgacaaatccagctcttctagatcatgaagatcattccattcagctggcagctgctgtatgttacagctaatcaattttaactttttcaacttggtaagacctgtacatgagaatggctgaagattttcgttccctgacaaatccagctcttctagatcatgaagatcattccactcagctggcagctgctgtatgttacagctaatcaaatttaactttttcaacttggtaagacctgtacatgagaatggctgaagattttcgttccgtgacaaatccagctcttctagatcatgaagatcattccactcagctggcagctgctgtatgttacagctaatcaaatttaactttttcaacttggtaaggcctgtacatgagaatggctgaagattttcgttccatgacaaatccagctcttctagatcatgaagatcattcaattcagctggcagctgctgtatgttacaacTAATCAAAGTTAaatttttcaacttggtaagacctgtacatgagaatggctgaagattttcgttccatgacaaatccagctcttctagatcatgaagatcattccactcagctggcagctgctgtatgttacagctaatcaattttaactttttcaacttggtaagacctgtacatgagaatggctgaagattttcgttccctgacaaatccagctcttctagatcatgaagatcattccactcagctggcagctgctgtatgttacagctaatcaaatttaactttttcaacttggtaaggcctgtacatgagaatggctgaagatttttgttccatgacaaatccagctcttctagatcatgaagatcattccattcagctggcagctgctgtatgttacaacTAATCAAAGTTAaatttttcaacttggtaagacctgtacatgagaatggctgaagattttcgttccctgacaaatccagctcttctagatcatgaagatcattccactCAGCTGGCacctgctgtatgttacaacaacgcaaatttaactttttcaacttggcaagacctgtacatgagaatgtctgaagattttcgttccctgacaaatccagctcttctagatcatgaagatcattccattcagctggcagctgctgtatgttacagctaatcaaatttaactttttcaacttggtaagacctgtacatgagaatggctgaagatttttgttccatgacaaatccagctcttctagattgTGAAGAtaattccattcagctggcagctgctgtatgttacagctaatcaaatttaactttttcaacttggtaagacctgtacatgagaatggctgaagattttcgttccatgacaaatccagctcttctagatcatgaagatcattccactcagctggcagctgctgtatgttacagctaatcaattttaactttttcaacttggtaagacctgtacatgagaatggctgaagattttcgttccctgacaaatccagctcttctagatcatgaagatcattccactcagctggcagctgctgtatgttacagctaatcaattttaactttttcaacttggtaagacctgtacatgagaatggctgaagattttcgttccctgacaaatccagctcttctagatcatgaagatcattcaattcagctggcagctgctgtatgttacaacTAATCAAagttaactttttcaacttggtaagacctgtacatgagaatgtctgaagatttttgttcaatgacaaatgcagctcttctagatcatgaagatcattccattcagctggcagctgctgtatgttacagctaatcaattttaactttttcaacttggtaagacctgtacatgagaatggctgaagattttcgttccgtgacaaatccagctcttctagatcatgaagatcattcaattcagctggcagctgctgtatgttacaacTAATCAAagttaactttttcaacttggtaagacctgtacatgagaatgtctgaagatttttgttcaatgacaaatgcagctcttctagatcatgaagatcattccattcagctggcagctgctgtatgttacagctaatcaattttaactttttcaacttggtaagacctgtacatgggaatgtctgaagattttcgttccatgacaaatccagctcttctagatcatgaagatcattccattcagctggcagctgctgtatgttacagctaatcaattttaactttttcaacttggtaagacctgtacatgagaatggctgaagattttcgttccgtgacaaatccagctcttctagatcatgaagatcattccattcagctggcagctgctgtatgttacaacTAATCAAagttaactttttcaacttggtaagacctgtacatgagaatgtctgaagatttttgttcaatgacaaatgcagctcttctagatcatgaagatcattcaattcagctggcagctgctgtatgttacaacTAATCAAagttaactttttcaacttggtaagacctgtacatgagaatgtctgaagatttttgttcaatgacaaatgcagctcttctagatcatgaagatcattcaattcagctggcagctgctgtatgttacagctaatcaattttaactttttcaacttggtaagacctgtacatgggaatgtctgaagattttcgttccatgacaaatccagctcttctagatcatgaagatcattccattcagctggcagctgctgtatgttacaccaacgcaaatttaactttttcaacttggtaagacctgtacatgagaatggctgaagattttcgttccgtgacaaatccagctcttctagatcatgaagatcattccattcagctgggagctgctgtatgttacacttactcaaatttaactttttcaacttggtaagacctgtacatgagaatggctgaagattttcgttccgtgacaaatccagctcttctagatcatgaagatcattccattcagctggcagctgctgtatgttacacttcctcaattttaactttttcaacttggtaagacctgtacataagaatgtctcaagatttctgttccatgacaaatccagctcttctagatcattcAAGAGTGTTGCCTCTCTTATCATCTCTGTGTTGCAATATTTGAAGGACTGCAGATTGTTGCGTGCTAGATTCACTTTGCACAGTTTCACATTGTTGCAGATCATAGACAAAGTTGCTTGTGTCAAACCACATGCCACCATTTCCACTTCCACAAGAGTACTGGgcagttgacatgacattagctcatcaaacagcaatggaTTGCGACGGTtgccacacacagacaaaaccttAAGACAtggaagaagagaaacaacagTAGGGACCTCCTGGAGACCAATGGGTGTAAGCCGCGGTGAGAAGTAGGAAGTTCTGGAATTGTGGTAATCACTTGTATGCAAATGAATTTCTTCTAGTTTCCTCAGTTTGGCAATGCCTTCGGGTATAGAGTGTATGTCGTCTGTACAAAGTTTCAATACCTCCAGTCCGCTCGTCTCACATATTTCTTCAGGAAATGCAAACAACTTTGCATCTAGAAGATCCAATTCCAGTCTCTTTTGCTTGTTAACCTTCGGCGAAAACTCTTCCATCTGACTAGTTCGCCGACTGACCGCCGCAACGGGAGGAAACGCCATGCTTAGTAATCATGTGACTCGTGAACTCGAGGGGAAGGGTCGCAACACAAGTCACGTGCTAGTTAGCATGacgtcatgacgtcatcagtACTAAATGATATCTCCTTTGGAGTGTACAATACTGCGCTGCAGATATGCTatatgtatctgtttgttccgTACATGTccgtttatttgtgtgtttatttgtctgtttatccgcttgtttgtttgtctgtttttctatctattcatttttgttttttcctaggcttgattgattgatataaTCAACTTTGACGTTGCAATTTTAGACTTGTGATACAAATAGAATCCGTCTGCCTCTCTCAAACTTGAAATTACTTAAACCACCTACAGATTAGACATTGCATGGCCATGAATGTAACGACTTCAGGTTCACACTACATTGTACATCCAGTCTTTACCCATGACCCCATTCTCGAGCTCGATTTTCTGTTATATTCTAAAATTTCCAAGTATTACTGGGAGTCTCCGGCACTAGCTAAGGCATTAGCTTTCTGCACGactagacatgcagacattcGATCGTTTCCTCCAGTAACAGACGAACTCAGAGTAGTTGTTTTCCCTTCGCTGTTCACAGTTCCTTGCTATGGACACAACAGTATTGGGGTAtctttctgctttctgtcccatctccaaaatgttcaaagacggGATGAACTCGAGTGTTGGGCTAGTGGTATACCTTCACTGGACAGGGCTGGCTTAGCATCCTCCTTCGCTCCTTCCTTATTGAACCTGCAAATCCATCGATATCTTATTCTGCAGATTTTGATAAGGCTCCAGCACTCGACAGATGAGTGAAGGCTACATCTAAATCAACGTTCGATCCCTCTGACATCAGTGTGCATCTGTCTCTTGGTTTTTCTGTgatgagtctgtctgtctgtctgtctgtctgtcaatcacatatattagatcttttatctatgatacattttgcaatgcagggtactacgTACTgtctagctactagtagtgttcatcaactaaactaagctaaaattgagactcgtgtaaaacaaaatgaggactacacttaaaaactacagtgtacaagcaaagcctccagtaccagctagtggctagagtactgggtggcaaagtagcctcggcctcccagacccgtgtagcgccgattcaaaatcagGTCTGGGATGGCACgtctcttctcaatatattacggttggtcctaggaccagcattagtgttcagtttcataatgcataccttccCAATTACAGctgaagacatctcatgcatatctgctgtctaccaaagactacactgtacacaaacgacgacttgtagtgcgctcgtcacgcaaactcacatccctacacgtcgtggtttgtgttctgcgcctgtcaacggcaatAATGACACCTAGTAaagccgtttgttcgaaccgatgcttAGTGCAAATTGCTCTGGCAGTCTTTATTGTAAATGTTCATTTACTTTTCCAGCTCCAACTCGAGTTAGCTCAAGAAGAATGACTTTAAGTTATTTAGCATTGCAGCATTGTAATTGGCGATTGAAGTGAGCctttctcttgtcatgtcaattgaagtcgcaatatattgtatttattcCAAGGCGTGCATACAGGCCAAAAAGACCACGTAAcgagtttgtgacgtcattgtccGTTTGGTGTATTATGTACTCCCACTTCTGCAGCCAAACTACGACCATGAAACAAGACATATAGATATATCCTACATCTATCTGTACATTCATTCTGTATGGTCTTATCTACTCTACACTATACATCTCACTTCATTCGCAAGACCAATGACTACCACATCATTGCTGCCTGTACTTTCTGAGTCGATCGCTCTACAGCCTGTACACCCTTTGTAGCCGTATTCCTCGTTTGCTTTATTTCATCCACGTTTGCTTTTATTACAAAAACAGCTTCCCTCGTTGCCTTCTTTGTAAGTCCAGCAGCCGTGCATAGATCCCAGCTTTGATCCTGTAGCTTCACAAGCTCCTCATATAGTCCACATAAAAGGCTTTCAGCTATGGGACATACACTGAGAACACGTTCAGCTGTGCTTACAACCTggaaaacaaacagtcaaatatGCTCGATGTGAGCTCCTGTGGTTTAGGTGTTTACTTCATTTTGATATATTTCAATAGCTGTCCACACTTGTAGTACAACTTCTTTTTCGATTTGACTGGAAACGATGAGTTGGGGAAACAATACCTCTTGATCCAACTGAAACACAAAATTATGATTATCGTTAGAGTCTGGTGGCTACTTGTCTGGCTTGGatttttgttgatctgtttgtcaatgcatGTGTTGATGCATTTAGTTACATGATTGTTCACGTGTCCGTCCATGTTTATGTCATACAATGTACGTCCACAAGTGTAACCAAAGTCAAATACCGCAGTGTTTCTCTtggtgtctgcctgtctgtctattatttgtctgtccatctaccattctgtccattcatctgtctgtctgtctgtctggccatCTACCATTCTGTCCATtcgttggtctgtctgtctgtcagtacatTTTGATATAAAGTCCAATTTCATGTAGCTGACTAATACATAACCTTCATATGCTGATCACCAATTGCTTTCTTCAAGGCAGTAATACAATCTTCCAAAGTAGGTTGACCTCCTAGTCCAATGTCAGCCACAGCACATTGCTTTCTGAAGCGGCTGAGAGCCGAGTTGAACTTGGACACAGCCCATTCGATGTCAGTAATTCCTTGCTCACTTTGCTCAAACAGCTGATCAAactaaagcaacaaacagcaatattTTAGACACATAACACAAGGTAGTACTCTAAAAACAAATAACATTCAGTTAACGTATGTCACACCAACTAAGTTAGACATTGGTCTAGTTGTCGAATGTCTATAGTTGTCAACTTTCAATGAACTATATCAATCTCTCAATATTGTATtgcagggatgcatctctcaattgTTTATATTCTAGAATTGTCAACACTACATACAAGTACACTAAATGAAAGACTCAAGAAaagcaacacaatacaacacaacacaacctaAGCCACtcccgcacacacacacacacacacacacacacacacacacacacacacacacacacacacacactgctatcTAGACATTCAAGTAACCAAGTGATGTGCATTAATACTACTGTTTGGTTCTGGATGTTCTTTGCTTATTAATTGTTGCTGAACTTTGTTCAAGTGAATTACAAGACATCCCCTCCACTATAGTCTGAAATCGGCTGGTGATGTTTGTAGGCATTGTTGTGATAAAATAGATGCTTTGACTATAATACACTGCTCACAGACTACTTACTATATAGTACACTggattgaagggatgcatctcttaataTGTTAGACTACCATATAAGACAAAATATTGACAAAAAGATACCAATTGTATTTCTTCTGTGAACGGTTTTCCTAAGCTTCCTTCTCTATTGTCACATTCGGAATCACTCAGTGACTGTCTACTATACTCGCTGCTGGATAGAATAGGTACAACAAAAAGTCTGATTTTTGTCTGGTATCGTACCTGTACGTTGCTACGATACCTGGCACATGTAGTTGATGACCTCTTGTTGTCTTAAGCAAAAAACATTGGTGAATTCTATACAGACGGCATCTCATAACACCGCCAATTTGCCAACATAAATTCTTGCAATATTTTGTCTTATCTTCAGACCCATTtatagagacaaacagagagcaaCTAGCATGTACTAGGCCAATGCACAAACAATAATGTGGCACCAATAATAGTAAGCTAGTACAACGTGTAACACTATAtgattgtattggaggaatgcatctcacaatacatgtTTGAAATCATGTATTTGATAAATGAGGAGCAACTCACTACTATCTGACCATCGCACTTAACAAAAATGCGGCACCAAAAAAGAAATAGTCAAAGCTCTAACAAGTAAGGTATGACTAAAATAGCTAGACTACAATAAACAGAACTAAAGATTGTTTCTGGCTAGCCATATTTTAAAGATTCTTCAATGGTCACTTTTATGATGGTTGACAtcagttgatgttgatgacgTGGAGAAATAGAGATAACATCAAGAAAGGGAAGAAAACTCGGTGCATCAATATAGCCTCTAGATCCAATATGAATGTTGAGTTGGTTACAGGTAAAGCCTTTTGACTGGATGGTCATGATAAAGTCCGTATACCATTCAGATTGTCTTGTTTGCGTCAAAGTTTTAAAAGAGATTGTTAGTTCTATAACATAAAATTTGAGTGTATAATTATTCCAAATCAACATGTCAGGCCTTTGTGCAGTACAAATGATGTCAGATGGAAATTTTGCTTCACGCCCTTTTAAGTCGGCAAAGATGTTGAATTGATGTGGTAGATGGTTAATAGCCGCATTATAGAGCAGACTGAGAACAGAGTCGTGACGTTGATTGTAATGATGACATTGTAAGAGGACTGGGCAATTATTGAGAACATGAAAAGGtttgacattgatgacatAGAGGACATTTATCACAAGAACGTTTACTCCACAGGACGAGATTAGCATTTGAAGGGAGGGTATCAGAGACAATATTTGCTCAGACATCAGATGCACAGTTTTCCAGACAGAAGATGGAGCCCTGGACATGTAGATTTTGAGTTCTGGCAAGAAACTGTTTGATGTTCCTCCTTTATTAGTGTTTTGGTGATGTCACTCAATTTCGCAGCAGAAGCATCTGGTACCTCAGATAGTGACTTTGCTGCTTCTCTAATAGCAGAAAATCTGTTGCCATACAAATTATTATAAGCTTGTTTGGTGGCCAAAGAGCGGACGCAGTTGTCATGTGAGGATAAGAGGCGAGCAGATTTGAAGACTGGAGGGAGATGGAGGACGTTGTCAAACGGGGTAAGCCAAGACTAGCATTTTGTGGGAGGAGGTAGAAGATGGTAGTACAGGCTGAGCAACAAAGTTTATACCACTTCTTGAGGTAAGATGTAACAATTCGATCTAATTCAGATTACAGCCAGCTTGGTGAAAGAAGAGACAAGTACCACGACAATCTTGGGAAGATTCCATTTTGGTATAATTTTAGTTTCCATCGGCAACTAACAGGACAATTATCCATTTTCTGCAGCAAAGTCTTTTAGACTATTGTAtcgaagggatgcatctcacaatacactagactattgtattggaagaatgcatctcacaatac is a genomic window of Corticium candelabrum chromosome 11, ooCorCand1.1, whole genome shotgun sequence containing:
- the LOC134187249 gene encoding malignant fibrous histiocytoma-amplified sequence 1 homolog; its protein translation is MAFPPVAAVSRRTSQMEEFSPKVNKQKRLELDLLDAKLFAFPEEICETSGLEVLKLCTDDIHSIPEGIAKLRKLEEIHLHTSDYHNSRTSYFSPRLTPIGLQEVPTVVSLLPCLKVLSVCGNRRNPLLFDELMSCQLPSTLVEVEMVACVLQILQHRDDKRGNTLE